Part of the Propioniciclava sp. MC1595 genome is shown below.
CATCGCCGCCGAGGTGCTGGACGCCGTGGGCGTCAGCCCGGTCGAGCCCCTGCTCGACCTGCCGGGCAACCGCACGGACGACGAGAAGGGCCGCCCGCAGCCGCCGCGCTACGAGACCCGGCCGGGCGCGCTCGTCATCGACGCCACCGGGGTGCGCGAGATCGCGCAGCTCGAGCTGCTCCGCCAGGTGCTGCGCCCGGTGATGAAGGGCCTGGAGAAGTCCGGGCGCGTCATCATCCTCGCCACCGAGGCCGACGCGGTCGACGGGCTCGAGGCCAAGGCCGTGGCCCAGGGCATCGACGGCATCATGCGCACCGTCGGCAAGGAGCTGCGCGGCGGCTCGACCGCCAACCTGGTGCTGCTCGCCGAGGGCGTTCAGGCGTCCGACCTCGTCTCGACGATGTCGTTCCTGCTCGAGGGCCGCTCGGCCTTCGTCTCGGGCCAGGTCTGGCGGGTCGCCCCGGCCAAGACCCCGGTCGAGGGCGCGGCGTCCGACAAGCCCTTCGCCGACCGGGTCGTCGTCGTCACCGGCGCCGCCCGCGGCATCGGCGCGGCCATCGCGCGCACCTTCCACCGCGACGGCGCCAAGCTCGTGGTGGTCGACATCCCGGCCGCGGGCGAGAGCCTCGCCCAGGTGGCGAACGAGCTCAAGGGCTCGGCCCTGCAGCTCGACATCACCGCCCCCGACGCCGGCGCCCGCATCGCCGACCACGTGGCCCGCGTGCACGGCCCCGAGGCCCGCATCTGGGCCATGGTCCACAACGCCGGCATCACCCGCGACAAGATGCTGGCCAACCTGGACGAGAAGGTCTGGGCGTCCGTGCTCGACGTCAACCTCGCCGCCGAGATGCGGATCAACGAGGTCCTCCTCGACCACGACCGCCCCGGCGCGCTCGCCGAGGACGGCCGCATCGTCGGCATCGCGTCGACCTCCGGCTGGGCCGGGAACAAGGGCCAGACCAACTACGCGGCGTCCAAGGCCGGCGTGATGGGCCTGGTCTGGGCGATGCGCGACGAGCTCGCCGACAGCCGCGTCACCACCAACGGCGTGGCTCCCGGCTTCATCGAGACCGAGATGACCGGCAAGATCCCCTACGTGCAGCGCGAGGTGTTCCGCCGGACCAACTCACTGTCGCAGGGCGGCCAGCCGGTCGACGTCGCCGAGACCATCGCCTACCTGTGCGACCCCGCCTCCAGCGGCGTCGACGGGCAGGTCATCCGGGTCTGCGGCCAGAACCTGATCGGGCGGTGAACCATGGCTGACCTCGTCTTCTCCGAGCTCCCCGCCATCGCCCCACTGCTCGTCAAGGGCGTGGCCGGCGGGATCGGCGCCAAGGGTGGCCGCCCGCTGCCCGAGCGGTCCGCGATCGTGGCCTCGCACAAGCAGGACCTGGCCCGCCTCGCCGCCTACAACCGGGTGTGCGGGTTCACCCTGCGCGACCAGGTGCCGGCGACGTGGCTGCACGTGCTGACGTTCCCGCTCCAGACCGCGCTGCTCGCGGCGAAGGACTTCCCCTACGCCCTGGCCGGCTTGGTCCACGCCTCCAACAGCATGACGCTGCACCGCCCCGTCGGGGTGGGGGAGGAACTGGCGCTGATCGTGCGCACCGGCAACGCCCGGGCCCACCGCAAGGGCGCCCTGTTCGACGTCATCGGCGAGGTGCGCGGCAAGGGCGGCCAGGTCGCCTGGAGCGGCACCAGCACCTACCTGGCGCTCGGGGCCAAGGCCCCGGCCGGGGAGCAGCCGGCCGAGCCCGCGGCGTCCGTGGTCGAGCTGCCGGCACCGAGCCAGCAGTGGCGCCTGCCCGGCGACCTGGGCCGGCAGTACGCCGAGGTGTCGGGCGACGTGAACCCGATCCACCTCAACGCGCTGACCGCGCGGCTGTTCGGCTTCAAGCGGCCGATCGTGCACGGCATGTGGACGCACGCGCGCTCCCTCGCCGCGCTCGGCCCGCGCCTGCCCGAGGCGTACGCGGTGGACGTGCGGTTCACCAAGCCGATCCTGCTGCCGAACAAGGTGGGCTTCGCCACCGACGGGTCGGCCTTCGCCGTCACCAACCGCGACGGCAAGCCCTACCTGACCGGGGCGATCACCGCCGCCTGACCGGTCCCTCCCCGATCAGGCCACGGCCTGGTCGGGGAGGGCCGCCGGCTCGCCCCGTCGCGGACGATTGGCGAGGTAGACGCCGCCCAGGATCGCGGCCCCGCCCAGCAACTGGGCCCACCCCAGCCGCTCGCCGAGCACGGCGGCGCCGAGCGCGAGGGTGACCAGCGTCGAGATGCCGATGAACGTCGAGAAGCGGGTGGCGCCCAGGTTCCGGATCGCCACGTTCTGCAGGAAGAACGCCCCGATGGTCGGCCCGAGTGCCAGCGCCGCGACCGACAGTCCGAACGAGGGCTCCGCCAGCGGCAGCGTGGCCAGCCTGCCCAGCGTCCCGCCGGCGGCGTGCTGGGCCGCGGCGATGGTCCCGAACACGACGGCGCCGGAGGCGACCATCACGAACGTCCGGTCGACGTCGCGGGTGTGGGCGAACCGGTGCGCGAGGGCGGCGTACAGCGAGAACGCGAGGACGGCGACGAACAGCAGGGCGTAACCCCACGCGTCGAACCGGGCCGAGAGGCCGCCGGCGACGACCGTGACGAGGACGCCGACCAGGGTGACCGCGATGCCCGCGGCCTGCCGCCGCGAGGGCCTGGTCCCCAGGAGCACCGCCGCCGTCGCCAGCATCGCCACGGGGATCGCCGAGATGATCAGCGCGCTCTCCGACGCCGTCGTGCGCATGACGCCGTACGTCTCGGCCGTGTAGTAGACCAGCGGCTGCAGCAGCGCGAGCACCAGCAGGGGCTTCACCACGGCGCGGTCGAGGGAGAGCCGGACGACGCGCAGCGCGACCAGCACGCCCAGGACGGCCAGGGCCGTCGCGAACCGCCAGGCCAGCAGCGTGAACGGGTCGATCGTGGCGGTCACGCCCTTGGTGAAGACGAACGAGCCGCCGTACAGCGCCTCGGTGCCGAGCGCCGCCAGCACCCCCGTGCGCGTCGACCTGTCCATGGCCGGTCAATGTAGTTCCGCGCCAGATGTGGGTGGGCCGTCGCCGACAGGCGGACGCCGACCCCACGGCCTAGGCTGTCCGCCGTGACGCGACACCGCATCTTCGGCATCCCGTTCGCCGACATCTACCCGCACTACGTCACCAAGGCGCAGAAGAAGGGGTACACCGTCGCGGACCTGCACACGGTGCTGGAGTGGCTGACCGGCTACGACGAGGCCGGCATCGCCGAGGCGGTCGCCGACCAGCGCGACCTGGAGACGTTCTTCGCGCAGGCGCCGAAGCTGAACCCGAACGCGGGCCTGATCGCCGGCGTCATCTGCGGGTACCGCGTCGAGGAGATCGAGGACCCGCTGATGCAGCGGATCCGCTGGATGGACAAGCTCGTCGACGAGCTCGCCAAGGGCAAGAAGATGGCCTCGATCCTGCGGTCCTGATCAGTCGGCCGGGGAGTAGGTCAACAGGTCGCCGGGCTGGCAGTCGAGCTCGCGACAGATCGCGGCCAGCGTCGAGAACCGGACGCCGCGGGCGCGGCCGTTCTTCAGGTTGGACAGGTTGGCGGGCGTGATCCCCACCCGCTCGGAGAGCTCGGTGAGCGTCATCTTGCGCGTGGCCAGTACCACGTCGAGGGACACCTCGATCATCAGACGAACGCCTCCACCTCGTCGGCGAGGGCCGACGCACGGGCGACCTGCCCCTTGGCGGCCACCAGCGCCAGGGCTGCGGTCAGGCAGATCAGCCCCAGGCCGAGCAGCGCCAGGAACACGCTCGGGTGGTTCTGCCCCACGACGAACGTCAGCACCCCGTTCAGGCCCAGGAACACCACCGCCATCGCGCCGAACCCGCCGATCGCCACCGCGAGCGGGCCTTGGGTGGCCCGGCTCAGCAGCTGCCCGGACGCCGCGAGCCCGACCAGGCGGGCGGCCACACCGAGCACCACGAGGGCCGCGGCACAGGCCGCCCAGAAGGAGAGCAGGAAGGGCCAGGCCAGGTAGGCGTACTCGGGGTAGGACTCGGCGGCCTGGAACGCGGCCAGCGGGAGCATCAGTCCGGCCACGACCAGGACGCCGAGCGCCAGGGAGACGATGAGGGCCCAGAGGGCGATGCGCAGGGGGCGGGACATGGGTGCACCTTTCGTTCGGTGAACACATCGTAAAACGATATGAATCGATCGCGCAACAATATGCAGCAGCGCGATACGCTGCGGCCCATGCCTCGCATCATCCACACCGGCCAGGCGCTGGTGGACGCCACCGCGATGATCCCCGCCCTGCCGCGCCGGGGGCAGAACGTGATGGCCGTCGACTGGAACCAGCACGCCGGGGGAGCGGTGAACATCCTCGCCGCCGCGGCCCGCTCGGGCGCCGACTGCGTGCACGCCGGGGCGATCGGGACAGGGCCCAACGGCGACATCATCCGCGCCGCGCTGGACGCCGAGGGCGTTGTCTGGTCCGCCCCCGCCGTCCCGGACGCCGACACCGCGCTCTGCGTCGTCCTCGTCGAACCCAGCGCCGAACGGACGTTCGTCACCACACTGGGCGCCGAGCGCCGCATCACCGTCGACAGCCTCGCGGCCAGCGGGCCCGCCGCCGGCGACCTCGTCTGCGTTACCGGCTACTCGCTGGCGGTCGAGTCGACCCGGGCCCCGTTGCTGGCCTGGCTCGACACCCTCCCCGACGGCGTCGAGGTCGTCCTCGACCCCGGTGCGTCGTTCGCCGCCCTGCCGCCCGAGCACCGCGCGATGATGCTGCGGCACACCACCGTGTGGACCTCCAACCAGGAGGAGGCGGACGACCTGCTCGCCGCCCACGGCATCCCGAGCGCCGACCACCCG
Proteins encoded:
- a CDS encoding 3-oxoacyl-ACP reductase — translated: MAGLLEGILTSPVGRKVAAKAGLAEPPRLRRGRVLPAGPVALASLPGGGIAAEVLDAVGVSPVEPLLDLPGNRTDDEKGRPQPPRYETRPGALVIDATGVREIAQLELLRQVLRPVMKGLEKSGRVIILATEADAVDGLEAKAVAQGIDGIMRTVGKELRGGSTANLVLLAEGVQASDLVSTMSFLLEGRSAFVSGQVWRVAPAKTPVEGAASDKPFADRVVVVTGAARGIGAAIARTFHRDGAKLVVVDIPAAGESLAQVANELKGSALQLDITAPDAGARIADHVARVHGPEARIWAMVHNAGITRDKMLANLDEKVWASVLDVNLAAEMRINEVLLDHDRPGALAEDGRIVGIASTSGWAGNKGQTNYAASKAGVMGLVWAMRDELADSRVTTNGVAPGFIETEMTGKIPYVQREVFRRTNSLSQGGQPVDVAETIAYLCDPASSGVDGQVIRVCGQNLIGR
- a CDS encoding MaoC/PaaZ C-terminal domain-containing protein; translation: MADLVFSELPAIAPLLVKGVAGGIGAKGGRPLPERSAIVASHKQDLARLAAYNRVCGFTLRDQVPATWLHVLTFPLQTALLAAKDFPYALAGLVHASNSMTLHRPVGVGEELALIVRTGNARAHRKGALFDVIGEVRGKGGQVAWSGTSTYLALGAKAPAGEQPAEPAASVVELPAPSQQWRLPGDLGRQYAEVSGDVNPIHLNALTARLFGFKRPIVHGMWTHARSLAALGPRLPEAYAVDVRFTKPILLPNKVGFATDGSAFAVTNRDGKPYLTGAITAA
- a CDS encoding DMT family transporter is translated as MDRSTRTGVLAALGTEALYGGSFVFTKGVTATIDPFTLLAWRFATALAVLGVLVALRVVRLSLDRAVVKPLLVLALLQPLVYYTAETYGVMRTTASESALIISAIPVAMLATAAVLLGTRPSRRQAAGIAVTLVGVLVTVVAGGLSARFDAWGYALLFVAVLAFSLYAALAHRFAHTRDVDRTFVMVASGAVVFGTIAAAQHAAGGTLGRLATLPLAEPSFGLSVAALALGPTIGAFFLQNVAIRNLGATRFSTFIGISTLVTLALGAAVLGERLGWAQLLGGAAILGGVYLANRPRRGEPAALPDQAVA
- a CDS encoding DUF2200 domain-containing protein produces the protein MTRHRIFGIPFADIYPHYVTKAQKKGYTVADLHTVLEWLTGYDEAGIAEAVADQRDLETFFAQAPKLNPNAGLIAGVICGYRVEEIEDPLMQRIRWMDKLVDELAKGKKMASILRS
- a CDS encoding helix-turn-helix transcriptional regulator, translating into MIEVSLDVVLATRKMTLTELSERVGITPANLSNLKNGRARGVRFSTLAAICRELDCQPGDLLTYSPAD
- a CDS encoding DUF2975 domain-containing protein encodes the protein MSRPLRIALWALIVSLALGVLVVAGLMLPLAAFQAAESYPEYAYLAWPFLLSFWAACAAALVVLGVAARLVGLAASGQLLSRATQGPLAVAIGGFGAMAVVFLGLNGVLTFVVGQNHPSVFLALLGLGLICLTAALALVAAKGQVARASALADEVEAFV
- a CDS encoding PfkB family carbohydrate kinase, with product MPRIIHTGQALVDATAMIPALPRRGQNVMAVDWNQHAGGAVNILAAAARSGADCVHAGAIGTGPNGDIIRAALDAEGVVWSAPAVPDADTALCVVLVEPSAERTFVTTLGAERRITVDSLAASGPAAGDLVCVTGYSLAVESTRAPLLAWLDTLPDGVEVVLDPGASFAALPPEHRAMMLRHTTVWTSNQEEADDLLAAHGIPSADHPGTDMADAADALAGLLPGIVIVVRDGPHGCAVAVDGVTTDVPGFPQEPVDTNGAGDAHTGVLLAERARGTDWVESCRRANVAGAIAVTRRGPAAAPTASEIDAFLAGLPAGGGGDQGR